The following coding sequences lie in one Leptolyngbya sp. 'hensonii' genomic window:
- a CDS encoding molybdopterin-binding protein — MPRKEQGWVTFQTSEEERRILEAFCQQSQRTKTEILRELVRSLNQEHQSTEEQLPAVSSPMSPLPFEDKHTDLEAAPTKRPLKVSSRNILKGVVTQVITGSVNSEVTLEIVHRVQLTSIITKTSAEQLGLAAGKEAYAVIKSSDVVIAMD, encoded by the coding sequence ATGCCCAGAAAAGAACAAGGATGGGTCACCTTTCAAACTTCTGAAGAAGAACGTCGGATCCTAGAAGCATTTTGCCAGCAATCACAGCGGACCAAGACGGAGATTCTCCGTGAGCTGGTACGGAGTCTGAATCAGGAGCATCAGTCTACGGAAGAACAACTCCCTGCAGTATCCTCTCCAATGTCCCCGCTTCCGTTTGAGGATAAGCACACCGACCTGGAAGCTGCCCCCACTAAAAGACCCCTGAAGGTTAGCTCCCGGAATATTTTGAAGGGTGTAGTCACACAGGTGATTACCGGATCGGTCAACAGCGAGGTCACCCTGGAGATTGTCCACCGGGTACAACTGACTTCCATCATCACCAAAACTTCTGCGGAGCAACTGGGGTTGGCAGCAGGGAAGGAGGCTTATGCCGTGATTAAGTCTTCGGATGTGGTGATCGCAATGGATTAA
- the modB gene encoding molybdate ABC transporter permease subunit, with translation MPADLSPLWISLKVALLGTGLTFFAGIAAAYWMRGYRGKGRALIEGIFVSPLILPPTVVGFLLLLLFGRNGPIGQLTRSLGFSVVFTWYGGVITALVVSFPLMYRTVLGAFEQIDGNLLGVARTLGASEWRVFWRILLPLAFPGILAGTTLAFARALGEFGATLMLAGNIPGQTQTIPMAIYFAVEAGAPHEAWFWSLVIMGLSLSGIFLTNLWQEGRDRHQSHSGQSPIGTSPSQPWTLQAADPVLPGSSIGLHVEVAKAFASFRLQASFNTAGATLGLLGSSGSGKSVILKCIAGIETPSEGRIVLNGRVLFDSKQKINLPSRDRRIGFLVQNYALFPHMTVAQNIAFGLPRGLSKQGIRQRVEAQLVTVQLPGLGDRYPHQLSGGQQQRVALARALASHPEALLLDEPFSALDTHLRSQIEQELVTQLETYAGTTLFVTHNLEEAYRVCQDLLVLEQGRPIAAGSKQDIFEHPGTYGVAQLTGCKNFSQAIPVAVNQIEAVDWGVRLQLLEPLTSPPDFVGIRAHQLMFVEDTQQENTFPCWLVKTSETPHRMTLFLKLNHPAQHHQDYHLQAEVFKEKWYTLKDHPFPWSLRLDPLRLLLLQK, from the coding sequence ATGCCTGCTGATCTATCCCCCCTCTGGATTTCCCTCAAAGTTGCCCTGCTAGGGACTGGGTTGACCTTTTTTGCTGGGATTGCAGCAGCCTACTGGATGCGGGGCTATCGGGGGAAAGGCAGGGCCTTGATCGAAGGCATTTTCGTCTCACCCCTGATCCTGCCCCCCACCGTAGTTGGCTTCCTGCTATTGCTACTGTTTGGCCGGAATGGGCCGATCGGCCAGTTGACCCGCTCCCTTGGCTTTTCTGTCGTCTTCACCTGGTATGGGGGCGTGATTACGGCCTTGGTGGTTTCCTTCCCCCTAATGTATCGGACTGTGTTGGGGGCTTTCGAGCAAATTGACGGTAATTTGTTGGGGGTGGCCCGTACCCTGGGGGCTTCCGAGTGGAGAGTTTTCTGGCGGATTCTGTTGCCCCTGGCCTTTCCCGGTATTCTGGCAGGCACTACCCTGGCCTTTGCCCGGGCTCTGGGGGAGTTTGGCGCAACCCTGATGCTGGCAGGGAATATTCCAGGGCAAACCCAGACCATTCCCATGGCCATTTACTTTGCAGTCGAAGCCGGAGCCCCTCACGAAGCCTGGTTCTGGTCCCTGGTGATTATGGGCCTCTCGTTATCGGGAATTTTCTTGACGAACCTCTGGCAGGAGGGGCGCGATCGTCACCAATCTCATTCGGGCCAGTCCCCGATCGGAACATCGCCCTCCCAGCCATGGACGCTCCAGGCTGCCGATCCAGTCCTGCCTGGCTCCTCCATAGGTCTTCATGTCGAAGTCGCAAAAGCCTTTGCCAGCTTTCGCCTGCAGGCCAGCTTCAACACCGCTGGTGCAACTCTGGGACTGCTGGGTTCCTCCGGATCTGGCAAGAGTGTGATTCTCAAGTGCATTGCCGGGATTGAAACCCCCAGCGAGGGACGGATTGTGTTGAATGGGCGGGTATTATTTGACTCAAAGCAGAAGATTAATCTCCCCAGCCGCGATCGCCGGATTGGTTTTCTGGTGCAGAACTATGCCCTCTTTCCCCACATGACCGTGGCTCAAAACATTGCCTTTGGTTTACCCAGAGGGCTGTCCAAGCAGGGGATTCGACAGCGGGTGGAAGCACAATTGGTGACCGTGCAGTTGCCAGGGTTGGGCGATCGCTATCCCCATCAACTCTCTGGGGGGCAACAGCAGCGGGTGGCCCTGGCTAGGGCTTTGGCCAGCCATCCAGAAGCCCTGCTCCTGGATGAGCCCTTTTCGGCTCTGGATACCCATCTGCGGAGTCAGATCGAACAGGAACTGGTGACGCAGCTTGAAACCTATGCCGGAACAACATTGTTTGTGACTCACAATCTGGAGGAAGCCTATCGGGTCTGTCAGGATCTGTTGGTCCTGGAACAGGGAAGGCCGATCGCGGCAGGTTCCAAGCAGGATATCTTCGAGCATCCCGGTACTTATGGTGTGGCCCAATTGACAGGTTGCAAGAATTTTTCCCAGGCAATTCCTGTGGCAGTTAACCAGATCGAAGCAGTGGATTGGGGTGTGCGGTTACAGCTACTGGAACCTCTGACATCTCCCCCAGATTTTGTGGGGATTCGCGCTCATCAATTGATGTTTGTGGAGGATACTCAGCAAGAAAATACATTTCCTTGCTGGCTGGTTAAAACCAGTGAGACCCCCCATCGGATGACGTTGTTTTTGAAGCTCAACCATCCTGCCCAGCATCATCAGGATTACCATCTCCAGGCAGAAGTCTTCAAAGAGAAGTGGTATACCCTGAAGGATCATCCGTTTCCCTGGTCGCTTCGTCTCGATCCCTTGCGGTTGCTGTTGCTCCAGAAGTAA
- a CDS encoding helix-turn-helix domain-containing protein, whose product MKSTHVSIVAIPDSMFSTLSGIYDVLNSFSLLSTYDDTLPKTPPFQVEIVAPTHEEMITASGLALNAQRPFTDVTSTDIVIVPSVMVEHGEWKTGRYPGMVQWLRERHSQGATLCSACSGVLLLAETGLLDGREVTMHWAFASTFRQNFPQVHLRLEKILVIAGDHDQFVMSGASASWYDLVLYLVVRYVGPTAAQAVSKFFALQWHSDGQAPYLVFDLPMDHEDAVIRDAQVWLAEYFSIAAPITEVVKQSGIPERSFKRRFSKATGYSPIAYVQHLRVEDAKRRLERTNASIDQISWSVGYEDAASFRRLFKRITGITPGDYRRKFSVPHFAQTHK is encoded by the coding sequence ATGAAGAGCACTCATGTCAGTATCGTGGCGATTCCCGATTCCATGTTTTCAACCTTGAGTGGCATTTATGATGTGCTGAATTCATTTTCCTTACTGAGTACTTATGACGACACGCTGCCCAAGACGCCTCCCTTTCAAGTCGAGATTGTGGCACCAACGCATGAAGAAATGATCACTGCCAGTGGATTGGCTCTTAATGCTCAACGTCCGTTCACAGATGTTACTTCTACCGACATCGTGATTGTCCCTTCTGTCATGGTTGAGCATGGGGAATGGAAAACGGGACGTTATCCTGGCATGGTTCAGTGGTTACGGGAGAGGCATTCGCAGGGCGCAACTTTGTGTTCGGCTTGTTCCGGTGTATTGTTGCTCGCTGAAACCGGGTTACTGGATGGTAGAGAGGTAACCATGCATTGGGCCTTTGCTTCTACGTTTAGGCAAAATTTTCCCCAAGTCCATCTGCGGCTTGAAAAAATCTTAGTCATTGCTGGAGATCATGACCAGTTTGTCATGTCAGGAGCGTCTGCATCGTGGTACGACCTTGTACTCTACCTGGTTGTACGGTATGTCGGTCCTACCGCAGCCCAAGCCGTGTCTAAGTTCTTTGCTCTGCAATGGCATAGTGATGGACAGGCTCCCTATCTGGTGTTTGATCTGCCTATGGATCACGAAGATGCCGTCATTCGAGACGCTCAAGTCTGGCTGGCAGAGTATTTTTCGATCGCCGCTCCAATCACTGAAGTCGTAAAGCAATCAGGTATTCCAGAACGTAGCTTCAAACGGCGTTTTAGTAAGGCAACAGGCTATTCCCCGATCGCTTACGTTCAACATCTGCGAGTTGAGGATGCAAAACGCCGATTGGAGAGAACGAATGCATCGATTGATCAAATTAGTTGGAGCGTTGGTTATGAAGATGCAGCCTCGTTCCGACGATTATTCAAACGAATCACAGGGATTACGCCAGGAGACTACCGTCGAAAGTTTAGTGTGCCTCACTTTGCCCAGACTCACAAATAG
- a CDS encoding class I SAM-dependent methyltransferase: protein MTVTEKKINEQKLNQFLERVVSDLAASSGGVMVSLGNKLGLYKAMAGAGPLSSTELAHRANCAERYVREWLNSQAAGGYVIYHPSSNTYELTPEQAMVLAHEDSPVFMPPAWEVSASMWLDEEKTIHAFKTGAGVSWGDHHSRLFCGVAAFYRNGYRSSLVSQWLPALTGVEAKLKAGAKVADVGCGYGHSTLLMAKAYPQSRFWGFDYHAESIHAARAQAQQEGLTDRVTFEVASAQGYLKQGFDLICFFDCLHDLGDPVGAAKYAAQSLAPDGTVMLVEPFANDRVEDNLNPVGRLYYAGSTTICCAHSLSEDMGLALGAQAGEGRLAQVFKEAGFTTFRRATETPFNLILEARL, encoded by the coding sequence ATGACTGTCACCGAAAAAAAGATCAATGAACAAAAACTGAATCAATTTCTTGAGCGTGTGGTCAGCGATCTCGCTGCTTCGTCTGGCGGTGTGATGGTCAGCCTTGGCAACAAGCTGGGGCTTTATAAAGCAATGGCTGGGGCAGGTCCTTTAAGTTCCACAGAACTCGCCCATCGCGCCAACTGTGCTGAGCGTTACGTGCGGGAATGGCTTAATAGCCAAGCGGCTGGAGGGTATGTCATTTATCATCCGTCCAGCAACACCTACGAACTAACGCCAGAACAAGCCATGGTACTGGCCCATGAGGACAGCCCGGTGTTCATGCCGCCTGCGTGGGAAGTTTCTGCTTCCATGTGGCTCGATGAGGAGAAAACTATCCATGCCTTCAAAACAGGTGCTGGTGTTAGCTGGGGTGACCACCATAGTCGTCTGTTTTGTGGAGTGGCAGCGTTTTACCGCAATGGTTATCGAAGCAGTTTGGTGTCACAGTGGCTGCCTGCCCTAACCGGCGTGGAAGCAAAACTGAAAGCGGGTGCGAAGGTTGCTGATGTCGGTTGCGGTTATGGTCATTCCACGCTGCTGATGGCAAAAGCCTATCCTCAGTCGCGCTTTTGGGGATTCGATTACCATGCTGAATCCATCCATGCCGCCCGAGCTCAAGCTCAACAGGAGGGTTTAACCGATCGAGTTACCTTCGAGGTAGCATCTGCACAGGGATACCTTAAACAAGGTTTTGACTTGATCTGCTTCTTTGATTGCTTACACGATCTGGGCGACCCGGTGGGGGCCGCGAAATATGCGGCTCAATCCCTTGCTCCCGATGGTACGGTCATGCTGGTTGAACCGTTTGCCAACGATCGGGTCGAGGATAATCTAAACCCGGTTGGTCGCCTCTACTATGCAGGCTCTACAACGATCTGTTGTGCCCACTCTCTCTCGGAAGACATGGGACTTGCCTTAGGCGCACAAGCAGGTGAGGGACGGCTAGCACAGGTCTTTAAGGAGGCTGGCTTTACAACGTTTCGACGCGCCACTGAAACCCCTTTTAACCTGATCCTAGAAGCCCGCTTATAG
- the modA gene encoding molybdate ABC transporter substrate-binding protein, protein MNRRRILAYLSLAFTTLLFALGIRCFTPSPATAQAHPKVLVSAAISLKDALEDIKPLYQKLKPNVTIAYNLGASGALQQQIEQGAPVDIFISAAQKQMDALEQKNLLVPGTRRDLASNRLVLIVPNHSTGITSFKQLTDAKVQRIVVGEPRTVPAGQYAEEVFKKLGILDQIKSKLVFANNVRQVLTAVESGNADAGVVYTTDAKTSTNVRIMETASDKLHSPIVYPIAVLKDSKAVDAAKDFENFLFSTEAKSIFRKYGFGPVFKFKKN, encoded by the coding sequence ATGAATAGACGACGCATTCTTGCCTACCTCAGCCTTGCATTCACGACCCTGCTGTTTGCTCTGGGGATCCGATGCTTCACTCCGTCCCCTGCCACGGCCCAAGCCCATCCGAAAGTGCTGGTCTCAGCAGCGATCAGTCTGAAAGATGCCCTAGAGGACATCAAGCCCCTGTACCAGAAGCTGAAACCCAATGTCACGATCGCCTATAACCTGGGAGCCTCCGGTGCGTTGCAGCAGCAGATTGAACAGGGGGCTCCAGTGGATATTTTTATCTCTGCTGCCCAGAAACAGATGGATGCCCTGGAGCAGAAGAACCTGCTCGTTCCTGGCACCCGGAGGGATCTGGCCTCTAACCGCCTGGTTCTGATTGTGCCGAATCATTCCACCGGCATTACCAGCTTCAAACAATTGACGGATGCCAAAGTGCAGCGGATTGTCGTCGGAGAGCCCCGCACGGTGCCTGCCGGACAGTATGCCGAGGAGGTCTTTAAGAAGCTGGGCATTCTGGATCAGATTAAATCTAAATTGGTCTTTGCCAACAATGTGCGTCAGGTACTGACGGCAGTTGAAAGTGGCAATGCGGATGCCGGTGTGGTCTACACTACCGATGCCAAAACTTCCACCAATGTCCGGATCATGGAAACGGCTTCGGATAAATTGCACTCCCCGATCGTCTACCCGATCGCGGTCTTGAAAGACAGCAAAGCGGTGGATGCCGCTAAAGATTTTGAAAACTTCCTGTTTAGCACAGAAGCGAAGTCCATTTTCCGCAAGTATGGATTTGGTCCTGTGTTTAAGTTTAAGAAGAACTAA